From the genome of Antennarius striatus isolate MH-2024 chromosome 19, ASM4005453v1, whole genome shotgun sequence, one region includes:
- the LOC137613271 gene encoding radial spoke head protein 9 homolog isoform X3 — MDSDTLYFALELIAGSGQTLNVEQRTALQTSLLLLRKDYKFQRVLFWGKIFGLKQDYFITQGRGEDEMEDIKYFYSFNCIDWFLLPMVTDTMVQEVSTAAKGRFMGDPSHVYQHVEVSQDGKEVTKVSEESRLAVAVLQIDEEASVVPRGAFVKNPHGLVQVNRSFGGLSYSEASKVDNFLHFSKPKNLKKKSILEMADLNPTTDFLDVLSDDIPNGEATESCLSYV, encoded by the exons ATGGACTCAGACACGTTATACTTTGCTTTGGAGCTCATTGCCGGTAGCGGACAAACTTTAAACGTAGAACAAAGAACCGCTTTACAGACGTCTCTACTTCTCTTGAGGAAAGACTACAAGTTCCAGCGGGTTTTGTTTTGGGGCAAAATATTCGGATTGAAACAGGACTATTTTATCACCCAGGGGAGAGGGGAAGATGAGATGGaagatataaaatatttctacaG CTTCAACTGCATCGACTGGTTCCTGTTGCCCATGGTCACAGACACCATGGTTCAGGAGGTGTCCACAGCTGCTAAGGGCCGCTTCATGGGAGACCCCTCTCATGTCTATCAGCATGTTGAGGTCAGTCAGGATGGGAAGGAGGTG acCAAAGTCAGTGAGGAGAGTAGGTTGGCAGTGGCAGTTCTTCAGATTGATGAGGAAGCCTCTGTGGTACCACGTGGAGCCTTTGTGAAGAATCCACATGGCCTCGTCCAGGTCAACCGCAGCTTTGGTG GTTTGTCCTACTCAGAAGCAAGCAAAGTTGACAACTTCCTTCACTTCAGCAAACCAAAAAATCTGAAGAAGAAGTCCATCCTGGAAATGGCTGATCTGAACCCAACCACCGACTTCCTGGATGTACTGAGCGATGACATTCCCAACGGTGAAGCCACAGAATCCTGCCTTTCCTATGTGTGA
- the LOC137613271 gene encoding radial spoke head protein 9 homolog isoform X1 translates to MDSDTLYFALELIAGSGQTLNVEQRTALQTSLLLLRKDYKFQRVLFWGKIFGLKQDYFITQGRGEDEMEDIKYFYSFNCIDWFLLPMVTDTMVQEVSTAAKGRFMGDPSHVYQHVEVSQDGKEVTKVSEESRLAVAVLQIDEEASVVPRGAFVKNPHGLVQVNRSFGGLSYSEASKVDNFLHFSKPKNLKKKSILEMADLNPTTDFLDVLSDDIPNGCWSLQFECASRVCILRSLLWLGLTFYHVPMTPQHGYIYIGHGAKNLDLPFML, encoded by the exons ATGGACTCAGACACGTTATACTTTGCTTTGGAGCTCATTGCCGGTAGCGGACAAACTTTAAACGTAGAACAAAGAACCGCTTTACAGACGTCTCTACTTCTCTTGAGGAAAGACTACAAGTTCCAGCGGGTTTTGTTTTGGGGCAAAATATTCGGATTGAAACAGGACTATTTTATCACCCAGGGGAGAGGGGAAGATGAGATGGaagatataaaatatttctacaG CTTCAACTGCATCGACTGGTTCCTGTTGCCCATGGTCACAGACACCATGGTTCAGGAGGTGTCCACAGCTGCTAAGGGCCGCTTCATGGGAGACCCCTCTCATGTCTATCAGCATGTTGAGGTCAGTCAGGATGGGAAGGAGGTG acCAAAGTCAGTGAGGAGAGTAGGTTGGCAGTGGCAGTTCTTCAGATTGATGAGGAAGCCTCTGTGGTACCACGTGGAGCCTTTGTGAAGAATCCACATGGCCTCGTCCAGGTCAACCGCAGCTTTGGTG GTTTGTCCTACTCAGAAGCAAGCAAAGTTGACAACTTCCTTCACTTCAGCAAACCAAAAAATCTGAAGAAGAAGTCCATCCTGGAAATGGCTGATCTGAACCCAACCACCGACTTCCTGGATGTACTGAGCGATGACATTCCCAACG GATGTTGGAGTCTTCAGTTTGAATGCGCCAGCAGAGTGTGCATTCTCCGCAGCTTGTTGTGGCTTGGCCTGACCTTCTACCATGTGCCAATGACGCCACAGCACGGATACATCTATATCGGTCATGGAGCCAAGAATCTGGACCTTCCATTCATGCTATAA
- the LOC137613271 gene encoding radial spoke head protein 9 homolog isoform X2, translating to MDSDTLYFALELIAGSGQTLNVEQRTALQTSLLLLRKDYKFQRVLFWGKIFGLKQDYFITQGRGEDEMEDIKYFYSFNCIDWFLLPMVTDTMVQEVSTAAKGRFMGDPSHVYQHVETKVSEESRLAVAVLQIDEEASVVPRGAFVKNPHGLVQVNRSFGGLSYSEASKVDNFLHFSKPKNLKKKSILEMADLNPTTDFLDVLSDDIPNGCWSLQFECASRVCILRSLLWLGLTFYHVPMTPQHGYIYIGHGAKNLDLPFML from the exons ATGGACTCAGACACGTTATACTTTGCTTTGGAGCTCATTGCCGGTAGCGGACAAACTTTAAACGTAGAACAAAGAACCGCTTTACAGACGTCTCTACTTCTCTTGAGGAAAGACTACAAGTTCCAGCGGGTTTTGTTTTGGGGCAAAATATTCGGATTGAAACAGGACTATTTTATCACCCAGGGGAGAGGGGAAGATGAGATGGaagatataaaatatttctacaG CTTCAACTGCATCGACTGGTTCCTGTTGCCCATGGTCACAGACACCATGGTTCAGGAGGTGTCCACAGCTGCTAAGGGCCGCTTCATGGGAGACCCCTCTCATGTCTATCAGCATGTTGAG acCAAAGTCAGTGAGGAGAGTAGGTTGGCAGTGGCAGTTCTTCAGATTGATGAGGAAGCCTCTGTGGTACCACGTGGAGCCTTTGTGAAGAATCCACATGGCCTCGTCCAGGTCAACCGCAGCTTTGGTG GTTTGTCCTACTCAGAAGCAAGCAAAGTTGACAACTTCCTTCACTTCAGCAAACCAAAAAATCTGAAGAAGAAGTCCATCCTGGAAATGGCTGATCTGAACCCAACCACCGACTTCCTGGATGTACTGAGCGATGACATTCCCAACG GATGTTGGAGTCTTCAGTTTGAATGCGCCAGCAGAGTGTGCATTCTCCGCAGCTTGTTGTGGCTTGGCCTGACCTTCTACCATGTGCCAATGACGCCACAGCACGGATACATCTATATCGGTCATGGAGCCAAGAATCTGGACCTTCCATTCATGCTATAA
- the mrps18a gene encoding large ribosomal subunit protein mL66 — MAARCIVRSLRNMFGGLNVGATGPKVKVQPLFNVPKLQTVITQSRGIRQVVEIQEGQTTKIEGHIVDTPAAPQPPNPSARCPIYRWNLQHKYNYTDVLLLRQFIRADGGMLPKRITNLCTEEHHKIAVCVKMAQRAGLLPDHRPKLPEGHVPKKHKQQQLNRYLTRWSVGTVKPIYKTGLKWCKRRMPVGDPILKNNVRYSIKPLHLKH, encoded by the exons ATGGCGGCTCGCTGCATCGTAAGGTCTCTGCGGAACATGTTTGGAGGCTTAAACGTAGGAGCCACAGGCCCAAAAGTGAAGGTTCAACCACTTTTTAATGTTCCCAAGCTACAAACTGTAATCACTCAGAGCCGAGGAATTCGCCAAG TGGTGGAGATACAGGAGGGTCAAACAACTAAG ATCGAGGGACACATAGTGGACACCCCAGCAGCACCTCAGCCTCCAAACCCCTCAGCCCGATGTCCGATCTACAGATGGAACCTGCAGCACAAATATAACTACACG GATGTCTTGTTGCTGAGACAGTTCATCAGGGCAGATGGAGGCATGTTGCCCAAGAGAATCACCAACCTCTGTACAGAGGAACATCATAAGATTGCTGTCTGTGTGAAGATGGCCCAGAGAGCTG GTCTGCTGCCGGACCACAGACCCAAACTCCCAGAGGGTCATGTCCCAAagaaacataaacaacaacaacttaacAG ATACCTGACCCGCTGGTCCGTTGGCACTGTCAAGCCCATATATAAAACTGGACTGAAGTGGTGCAAGAGGCGCATGCCAGTGGGCGACCCAATACTCAAGAACAATGTGCGTTACAGCATCAAGCCCCTGCATTTAAAACATTGA